A section of the Humulus lupulus chromosome 2, drHumLupu1.1, whole genome shotgun sequence genome encodes:
- the LOC133815945 gene encoding cysteine-rich repeat secretory protein 38-like yields the protein MSFSKPNAVFVILSILFSLIFLRAATATDPLFHFCSSEENFTSNSPFAANLIKLLTSRLPIKVPPTGFGVSSTSQGGDGSSQINGLGLCRGDVSTENCKTCVVEAAEELQQRCPYNKGAIIWYDNCLLKYSDDDFFGQIDSRNMFYMWNVEDVDNPESFNPKVKELLSSLSYKASRISKLYATGELELGGGPDPKLYGLAQCTRDLNGMDCKKCLDDAISELPNCCTGKIGGRVVGGSCYVRYEIYSIVDA from the coding sequence ATGTCATTCTCAAAACCAAACGCTGTCTTTGTCATTCTCTCAATATTGTTCTCTCTAATATTCCTCCGTGCAGCCACTGCCACCGACCCTCTCTTTCATTTTTGCTCCAGCGAAGAAAACTTCACATCCAATAGCCCATTTGCCGCCAACTTAATCAAACTCCTCACCAGCCGTTTGCCCATAAAAGTACCTCCGACCGGGTTCGGAGTCAGCTCGACCAGCCAAGGTGGCGATGGCAGCAGCCAAATCAACGGGCTTGGCCTCTGCCGCGGCGATGTCTCAACCGAAAACTGCAAGACCTGTGTTGTTGAGGCCGCCGAAGAGCTTCAACAACGCTGTCCTTACAATAAGGGAGCCATTATATGGTACGACAATTGCCTTTTGAAGTACTCAGATGACGACTTCTTCGGCCAAATCGATAGCCGTAACATGTTCTACATGTGGAACGTTGAAGATGTGGACAACCCCGAGTCGTTTAACCCAAAGGTAAAGGAACTTCTTAGTAGTTTGTCATATAAAGCATCGAGAATATCAAAGTTGTATGCCACCGgtgagctcgagctcgggggaggaCCGGACCCGAAGCTATATGGTCTGGCTCAGTGTACTCGGGACCTTAATGGGATGGACTGTAAGAAGTGTCTTGATGATGCAATAAGCGAACTTCCAAACTGTTGCACTGGAAAAATAGGAGGTCGTGTTGTTGGTGGTAGTTGCTATGTTAGATATGAGATTTACTCTATTGTTGATGCttaa